Part of the Ignavibacteria bacterium genome, AAAGTACCGACACTTCAGGGGAAAACTGTTGTTAATCTTTTTTTTGAAAGCTCAACTCGTACACGGATTTCCTTTGAGTTAGCGGAAAAACGGCTTTCTGCAGACGTTCTGAATTTTACAGCAAGCACAAGCTCGCTCACAAAAGGTGAGACGCTAAAAGATACAGTTCGAAATATCGAAGCAATGAAAATTGATATGGTCGTAATGCGTCATACTGCTGCGGGCTCACCTCATTATTTAACTCAGCTTATCGATTCATATGTTATTAATGCTGGCGATGGGAGTCACGAACATCCAACTCAAGCATTGCTCGATATGTATACTATAAAAGAACAAATGGGAAAACTTGATAGATTGAATGTTTGTATCATTGGTGATATTTCCCACAGCCGGGTTGCAATGTCAAATATTTTCGGATTGCTCACTGTGGGTGCGAATGTTGCTGTCTGCGGTCCTGCAACAATGATTCCGCGAGATCTAAAAAAACTTGGCGTTACAGTGTTTCATAATCTTGACGATGCAATACAATTCTCCGATGTATTAAATATTTTGCGTATTCAGCTGGAACGGGGAGCTGCTTCAAACTTTCCTTCATTGAGAGAATATTCGCGGCTTTATGGAATAAGTAAAGAAAAATTATTAAGAAACAAAAAAGATGTTTTGATCATGCATCCGGGTCCAATCAATCGCGGAGTTGAATTAGCTTCGGATATTGCCGATGGAAGTTCATCTGTAATTTTACAACAGGTAACTAATGGTGTTGCCGTTCGGATGGCTGTACTATATTTAATTGGAACAAGAAACTAATGTAGTAATTGACAATTGAGAATTGAAAATTGAAGATTGAGAAATGAAAACTGAGAATGGAGAATGATGAATTGAGAATGGAAAAAGAAAAACGTTTACCTGCGAACCTGTTCACAATTTTCCAATCTGGCAAGAGGGATAGAAATGTAGGCGATGAAGATGGAAGATGGATAATAGAATTGGAAAATGGTTTGTCGTGAATTCAAAACTAAAAAATTGAAAAAATTTATATCATGAAAGTATTATTACAGAATGCACAAATAATTGATCCTCAAGTAAAATTAAATCGGACTGCAGATATCCTGCTCGAAGATGGGATCATCACTAAAATAGATGAATCAATTTCAATTAAAGCGGATCATGTTTTGGATTTAAAAGATAAAATTATTTCTCCGGGATTTGCAGATGTTCATGTTCACCTTCGCGAACCGGGGAGAGAAGATGAGGAGACAATTGAGACTGGCTCTTCCGCTGCAGCAGCAGGAGGATTTACTGGTATCTGCTGTATGCCGAACACTGAACCTGCAATCGATTCAGCTGAAGTAGTTACTTTCATCAAAGAAAAAGCTAAAGGATTATTAGTAGACGTTTATCCAATTGGAGCAGTAACAAAAAAGCGCGAGGGAAAAGAATTGGCATTCTTGGGAGAAATGGCTGAAGCTGGTGTTGTTGGTTTCTCCGACGATGGAGTGGCAGTTTCGACTTCTCATCTATTAAAATATGCTTTTGAATATTCCTCGATGTTTAATCTACC contains:
- a CDS encoding aspartate carbamoyltransferase catalytic subunit; amino-acid sequence: MPLESRHLLGLEGVPKKDIELILETAVGFREIIDRPIKKVPTLQGKTVVNLFFESSTRTRISFELAEKRLSADVLNFTASTSSLTKGETLKDTVRNIEAMKIDMVVMRHTAAGSPHYLTQLIDSYVINAGDGSHEHPTQALLDMYTIKEQMGKLDRLNVCIIGDISHSRVAMSNIFGLLTVGANVAVCGPATMIPRDLKKLGVTVFHNLDDAIQFSDVLNILRIQLERGAASNFPSLREYSRLYGISKEKLLRNKKDVLIMHPGPINRGVELASDIADGSSSVILQQVTNGVAVRMAVLYLIGTRN